A genome region from Halomarina pelagica includes the following:
- a CDS encoding winged helix-turn-helix domain-containing protein codes for MTEDETWDDINERVTEEWKAETTPFERIYEILEQTHDGQSAAEIAERALVSEPTARRHLNALVTTGFATTTQDGRTTLYRRDDDRVLMTRIRELRTQATRDDLLEGIRQMKAEIREYEKRYDALSPEELARQLPNEAREEWDDVTAWKTTRQNLAVAQAALAYDEASEQLAA; via the coding sequence ATGACGGAGGATGAAACCTGGGATGATATCAACGAGCGCGTCACCGAGGAGTGGAAAGCTGAGACGACACCGTTCGAACGCATCTACGAAATTCTCGAGCAGACACACGACGGCCAATCCGCAGCCGAGATCGCCGAGCGTGCGCTCGTCAGCGAGCCAACCGCTCGCCGTCATCTCAACGCACTCGTCACAACGGGGTTCGCGACGACCACACAGGATGGCCGCACGACACTCTACAGGCGTGACGACGATCGCGTGCTGATGACGCGGATTCGGGAACTTCGAACCCAAGCCACTCGCGACGACCTCCTCGAGGGAATCAGGCAGATGAAGGCCGAGATCCGCGAGTACGAGAAACGATACGATGCGCTCTCTCCCGAAGAGTTGGCCCGGCAACTACCGAACGAAGCGCGTGAGGAATGGGACGACGTTACTGCGTGGAAGACGACGCGGCAGAACCTTGCCGTCGCGCAGGCGGCACTTGCCTACGACGAAGCCAGCGAACAACTTGCTGCATGA
- a CDS encoding TRAM domain-containing protein, producing the protein MAEIPESLRLLFETSLEAYDDHYVISIPASLVENGSLSVDESYRVALLPVTDTASQVESTTATERDVTETNSSSSHESAASPSMPSERHHQTPPVAEGEVRSVTINTLGDQGDGIAKVERGFILIVPGTQPGDQVEVEITDVKETVAFAEPVSEATVR; encoded by the coding sequence ATGGCTGAAATTCCGGAGTCACTGCGGCTGCTGTTCGAAACCTCGCTCGAAGCGTACGACGATCACTATGTCATCTCGATCCCTGCGTCCCTCGTTGAGAACGGCTCGCTCTCCGTCGACGAGTCGTACCGCGTTGCACTCCTTCCTGTCACGGACACCGCTTCCCAGGTGGAATCCACGACTGCCACAGAACGGGATGTGACCGAGACGAACTCATCCTCGTCGCATGAGTCGGCTGCGTCACCGTCGATGCCGTCGGAGCGACACCATCAGACCCCACCGGTTGCGGAGGGGGAGGTTCGCTCGGTCACGATCAATACGCTCGGCGATCAGGGCGACGGGATCGCGAAGGTCGAGCGCGGCTTCATCCTCATCGTCCCGGGCACCCAGCCGGGCGATCAAGTAGAGGTGGAGATTACGGACGTCAAGGAGACGGTCGCCTTCGCCGAACCCGTCAGCGAAGCCACCGTCCGTTAA
- a CDS encoding class I SAM-dependent methyltransferase — protein sequence MTDTDPFGRAIFDFQRDELEEPLIQRDGDEAHEHPMRENYFGELNSTSGERGRWLVSMLEGPLLDIGAGAGRDTLYFQEQFETVAIEVSEHLVETMRERGVTDARRADMFELRGTFERDRFRSALVYGTQLGLAGSMQGLRRFLGDLAFVTTSDATAIVDCYDPEREETADLLGYRADPTPGLAYRVMHFEYDGAIGETLLFRLFSPDRLREAAVGTGWDVAEIRRSPATPHYRAALEK from the coding sequence ATGACGGACACCGATCCGTTTGGTCGGGCGATTTTCGACTTCCAGCGTGACGAATTAGAGGAGCCGCTCATTCAGCGAGATGGCGACGAGGCACACGAGCATCCTATGAGGGAAAACTACTTCGGTGAACTCAATTCGACAAGCGGTGAACGCGGTCGGTGGCTCGTTTCGATGCTTGAAGGACCACTGCTGGACATCGGTGCTGGTGCGGGACGCGATACGCTCTACTTCCAAGAGCAGTTCGAGACCGTCGCTATCGAGGTGAGCGAGCACCTCGTCGAGACGATGCGTGAGCGCGGCGTGACGGACGCACGCCGCGCCGACATGTTCGAACTGCGTGGGACGTTCGAGCGCGACCGCTTTCGGTCGGCGCTCGTATATGGGACGCAACTCGGACTCGCCGGTTCGATGCAGGGACTTCGACGGTTTCTCGGCGACCTGGCGTTCGTGACGACGTCCGACGCGACCGCTATCGTCGACTGCTACGATCCAGAGCGCGAGGAAACCGCGGACCTCCTCGGCTATCGAGCCGATCCGACGCCCGGCCTCGCCTACCGGGTGATGCACTTCGAGTACGACGGCGCGATCGGCGAAACGCTACTCTTCCGGCTGTTCAGTCCGGATCGGCTGCGCGAGGCCGCGGTCGGTACCGGGTGGGACGTTGCCGAGATCAGGCGATCGCCCGCTACGCCCCACTATCGGGCCGCGCTGGAGAAGTAA
- a CDS encoding DUF3892 domain-containing protein has protein sequence MVKLMCIELKYIERAADGDIAKVGGKDISGVWGITTQRAVDLINSGEWAFFVRGDDSQRTEVLVVTRGGKRHLQTRGDSSTRNNLGRLPERSLPTMECPPFHVQGARIPRFIRVLKGGPEVTGPTPTVVQPVSNAVAAFRHLERLHGQNTEIAPGAYGVLPAGSTIVEFTAPLLVEHDIRVFEHHHHGTESRHSAIDTPLPEGPPSATEARAAGWYEVLSVHTEHQFEPLWRVAIVPPAPLRRGSGYLLVIGNRVKHEDCWGQERKTIEQYRQQKKAARRPDPYTKANYDVPMVEEKNGRVVTPVRHVPLTMALRITRSRDSTRRRLTTLSDAERWELSGAIWGYITNRVVNQHDGKSHTGVDFLIDHREILTELEHHLWEMGLTQYLPLPMWSPDTPIPLQFLWVKRRDDGSPQVAPNGEEQTTLDDPDPDNPVPAQLTTPYSCLIQDVTAVEKPASDPLNPEKKVLGFSERLQPWHDEIHTQQFTHVEAPDGTVKRHEDSGNGNGIGGAMGFQETAAAAAIFYPWHAYVDELFHRWEHCK, from the coding sequence GTGGTGAAACTCATGTGTATCGAACTCAAGTATATCGAGCGGGCAGCTGACGGAGATATCGCGAAGGTCGGGGGAAAGGACATCTCTGGCGTATGGGGGATTACGACCCAGCGCGCCGTTGATCTTATCAACTCCGGCGAGTGGGCATTCTTCGTCCGGGGCGACGATTCCCAACGGACAGAAGTACTAGTCGTCACGAGGGGTGGCAAACGGCATCTTCAAACGCGTGGTGATAGTAGCACGCGAAATAACCTCGGGAGGCTCCCTGAGCGGAGCCTCCCGACAATGGAGTGCCCACCGTTTCACGTTCAGGGCGCTCGCATTCCGAGATTCATCCGAGTACTTAAGGGTGGACCCGAGGTGACCGGACCAACTCCGACAGTAGTTCAACCAGTGAGCAATGCCGTAGCTGCCTTCAGACACCTCGAACGGTTGCACGGGCAGAACACCGAGATCGCGCCTGGAGCATACGGCGTGCTTCCCGCTGGAAGTACGATCGTCGAGTTTACCGCCCCCCTCCTTGTCGAACACGATATTCGAGTTTTCGAGCATCACCACCACGGAACGGAGTCTCGACATTCAGCCATAGATACGCCGCTCCCAGAGGGGCCTCCCTCGGCGACAGAAGCGCGAGCGGCAGGGTGGTACGAAGTGCTCTCTGTTCATACCGAACACCAGTTTGAGCCGCTATGGCGTGTCGCCATCGTACCTCCTGCCCCACTCCGACGGGGCAGTGGGTATCTTCTCGTCATTGGCAACCGAGTCAAGCATGAAGACTGTTGGGGCCAAGAACGGAAGACGATCGAGCAGTACCGACAGCAGAAGAAAGCTGCCCGGCGGCCAGACCCGTATACCAAGGCGAATTATGACGTCCCGATGGTCGAGGAAAAGAACGGGCGCGTCGTCACACCAGTACGGCATGTCCCATTAACGATGGCTCTTCGCATCACGCGCAGTCGAGACTCCACGCGGCGACGACTGACCACGTTAAGTGACGCCGAGCGGTGGGAACTTTCCGGCGCCATCTGGGGGTACATCACGAACCGTGTTGTTAACCAACATGACGGGAAATCGCACACGGGAGTGGACTTCCTGATCGATCATCGTGAGATCCTCACGGAGTTAGAACACCACCTCTGGGAGATGGGCCTCACGCAGTACCTTCCTCTCCCTATGTGGTCACCGGATACGCCGATTCCTCTACAGTTCTTATGGGTGAAGCGGCGTGATGACGGAAGCCCGCAAGTCGCCCCGAATGGGGAGGAGCAGACGACACTTGACGATCCCGATCCTGACAATCCAGTTCCAGCGCAACTCACGACTCCGTACTCGTGTCTTATCCAAGACGTGACTGCCGTTGAAAAACCCGCTAGTGACCCACTCAATCCAGAGAAAAAGGTCCTCGGCTTCTCCGAGCGACTCCAACCCTGGCACGACGAAATTCACACACAGCAGTTCACTCATGTCGAGGCGCCTGATGGGACGGTCAAACGCCACGAAGATAGCGGTAATGGGAACGGTATCGGAGGAGCGATGGGATTCCAAGAAACGGCTGCAGCGGCGGCCATCTTCTACCCCTGGCATGCCTATGTCGACGAACTCTTTCACCGATGGGAGCACTGCAAGTAG
- a CDS encoding DUF5694 domain-containing protein gives METGPPLNSWPNCTADQVAVLLLGTYHMDNPGLDEVNVDADDVLSDQRQTELTDLVDRLAEWDPQRVAVERPYDRASDVNALYRDYCTGKRSYADEQEINPPHPYRDERDTECRSEVIQVGFRLAETLHHECVYPVDYPMRLANDDAEALEERGFKPEAKTQITVPEPHTVERERNERLATSTIPEYVRWINQEEQLRYNHAGMFDQLIPWGEGDNFGGPRMLATWFDRNLRIVHNLWRAIEPGDERLLLVIGSGHVRVLRYLLAETPMFCPVSPLPYL, from the coding sequence ATGGAGACTGGACCACCGCTGAACTCCTGGCCAAACTGCACGGCTGATCAGGTGGCTGTACTGCTGCTCGGTACGTATCATATGGATAATCCGGGATTAGACGAGGTCAACGTCGACGCGGACGACGTCCTCTCCGACCAGCGGCAGACGGAACTCACCGACCTCGTCGACCGACTTGCAGAGTGGGACCCCCAACGGGTCGCGGTCGAACGTCCTTATGACAGAGCCAGCGACGTCAACGCACTGTATCGCGACTACTGTACCGGCAAGCGGTCGTACGCAGACGAGCAAGAAATCAATCCACCACACCCCTACCGTGACGAACGGGATACAGAGTGTCGAAGCGAGGTTATCCAGGTCGGCTTTCGACTCGCAGAGACACTGCATCACGAGTGCGTCTACCCGGTCGATTATCCGATGCGGCTCGCAAACGATGATGCAGAAGCACTGGAAGAGCGAGGATTCAAACCGGAAGCGAAGACGCAAATCACCGTTCCAGAACCGCACACGGTCGAGCGTGAGCGGAACGAGCGGCTCGCGACCTCAACCATTCCCGAGTATGTACGATGGATAAACCAGGAAGAACAACTCCGGTACAATCACGCAGGGATGTTCGACCAGCTCATCCCGTGGGGTGAGGGAGATAACTTCGGCGGCCCGCGAATGCTCGCAACGTGGTTCGACCGAAATCTCAGAATCGTCCACAACCTCTGGCGAGCGATAGAGCCTGGTGATGAGCGACTCCTCCTCGTCATCGGGTCGGGGCACGTCCGCGTGTTACGCTACTTGCTGGCCGAGACGCCGATGTTCTGTCCAGTAAGTCCCCTTCCATACCTGTAG
- a CDS encoding DUF7437 domain-containing protein encodes MSRAPTSIQPPDAGHTAHRFFVIQELLGTPELARFYTDLLINSPTTVTAVRERQGFSKSTAYKYANTLAELGIAEELDRYEDGSSLWRAEPVSGNWTDETTIELGPVLIAVYGATSVDDDLDLFIDRHGKAALAPAVMATLEYLTGETTRRGVAADLGVPAVEAIAVTQVIERIIAVVKASDPTLDDVTFRVDVHDRAIEQAPYQRADA; translated from the coding sequence ATGTCGCGCGCGCCAACGTCCATCCAACCGCCGGACGCAGGACACACCGCCCACCGGTTTTTCGTCATCCAAGAGCTGTTGGGAACCCCCGAACTCGCGCGGTTTTACACCGATCTGCTGATCAACTCCCCAACGACAGTCACCGCTGTCCGTGAGCGGCAGGGCTTCTCGAAGAGTACTGCCTACAAGTACGCCAACACACTAGCCGAATTGGGCATCGCGGAGGAACTCGACCGGTATGAAGATGGGTCGTCACTCTGGCGGGCTGAGCCCGTGAGCGGTAACTGGACGGATGAAACGACCATCGAACTCGGCCCCGTTCTCATTGCCGTGTATGGGGCGACGAGCGTTGACGACGATCTCGACCTGTTCATCGACCGTCACGGGAAGGCGGCACTCGCGCCCGCAGTCATGGCGACACTTGAGTACCTCACGGGGGAAACAACGCGCCGTGGCGTTGCTGCCGATCTCGGCGTTCCTGCGGTTGAGGCGATTGCGGTCACGCAGGTGATCGAGCGGATCATCGCCGTGGTGAAAGCGTCCGATCCGACGCTCGATGACGTCACGTTTCGCGTCGACGTGCATGACCGGGCGATCGAACAGGCACCGTACCAGCGCGCCGATGCGTGA
- a CDS encoding alpha/beta fold hydrolase, whose translation MPTVQTNDIATYYERRGDGPPIVFIHGALSDHTAADQQLEAFSDAYTAIAYDVRGHGKTTNPHNESYSIDRLAEDLHEFITALGLDCPVLCGVSMGGMIAQVYASRYPEQLSGLVLADTFTPAFVSRRDRIERTVLLNTLIGLVHPIGYDRAKAIMMWFGRKLEGGNTTSLRIEAFPDMETVAAVTALQAVMSFHSANIDFASITVPTLILYGEHESSVISRHVPTLAAEIPNTTVQEVPNAGHASPWDNPEFFNRAIRDFFAQTARSTR comes from the coding sequence ATGCCCACCGTTCAGACTAACGATATTGCGACCTACTACGAACGACGAGGAGACGGTCCACCCATCGTCTTCATCCATGGGGCACTTTCCGATCATACAGCAGCAGACCAGCAGCTAGAGGCGTTCAGCGACGCGTACACCGCCATTGCGTACGATGTTCGGGGGCACGGTAAAACGACCAATCCACACAACGAATCGTATTCGATCGACCGGTTGGCCGAGGACCTCCACGAGTTCATCACCGCCCTGGGCCTCGATTGTCCCGTTCTCTGTGGTGTCTCGATGGGTGGGATGATTGCCCAAGTCTACGCGAGTCGATATCCCGAACAGCTCAGTGGCCTTGTGCTCGCCGATACCTTCACGCCGGCGTTCGTCAGCCGACGGGACCGCATCGAGCGGACTGTGCTGCTGAACACCTTGATTGGGCTCGTTCACCCCATCGGGTACGACCGAGCCAAGGCCATCATGATGTGGTTCGGACGGAAACTGGAGGGGGGTAATACCACGAGTCTCCGTATCGAGGCGTTCCCGGACATGGAGACGGTGGCCGCCGTTACCGCGTTGCAGGCCGTTATGTCCTTTCACAGCGCCAACATCGATTTCGCCTCGATTACCGTCCCGACGCTCATCCTCTATGGCGAACACGAGTCATCGGTGATCAGCCGTCATGTGCCGACGTTGGCTGCCGAGATTCCAAATACGACGGTCCAGGAAGTCCCGAACGCCGGACACGCCTCCCCCTGGGACAACCCCGAGTTTTTCAACAGGGCTATCCGGGATTTCTTTGCCCAGACAGCTCGGTCTACAAGATAA
- a CDS encoding Cdc6/Cdc18 family protein: protein MIVDARVLRDEFVPREVVHRDAETNRLSAALSPLLDGEPAETALLTGPSGVGKTCIAQYTVSRLRERVLDIETQYVNCWQNYSRFRALYRILDGLGQTIDIHRQSTPRDELLERLEQYDGPPCVVILDEVDQLEDMRILYDLYHLPRFSMILIANREEELFARLDDRIQSRLHTAERVHFDRYSVDELVAILEDRAESGLTTGAVAREQLAIIADAAAGDARVAIGILRNAARQAQRAESRAITYEMLHEAIPEGRAEVRRKSIETLTPHQRTLYDILAEEGELEPADLYAAYQERVDEPKTDRTVRNYLQKLAQYNLITITGTSRDRTYVVERRE from the coding sequence ATGATCGTCGATGCGCGCGTCCTCCGCGACGAATTCGTCCCGCGCGAGGTCGTCCATCGCGACGCTGAAACCAATCGCCTCTCAGCGGCGCTCTCACCGCTGCTGGACGGCGAACCGGCAGAGACGGCGCTCCTAACCGGTCCCTCCGGCGTGGGCAAGACCTGCATCGCGCAATATACGGTTTCACGGCTCCGTGAGCGCGTCCTCGATATCGAGACGCAGTACGTCAACTGCTGGCAGAACTACTCGCGCTTTCGCGCGCTCTATCGCATCCTCGACGGCCTCGGCCAGACGATCGACATTCACCGCCAGTCGACGCCGCGCGACGAACTGCTCGAACGTCTCGAACAGTACGATGGGCCGCCCTGCGTGGTGATCCTCGACGAGGTCGATCAACTCGAGGATATGCGCATCCTCTACGACCTCTATCACCTCCCGCGGTTTTCGATGATCCTCATCGCCAATCGAGAGGAGGAACTGTTCGCCCGCCTCGACGATCGCATCCAGAGTCGGTTGCATACTGCCGAGCGAGTCCACTTCGACCGCTACTCGGTCGACGAACTCGTCGCCATCCTCGAGGATCGGGCTGAATCCGGGCTAACAACAGGCGCGGTCGCCCGCGAACAACTGGCGATCATTGCTGATGCGGCCGCCGGCGATGCGCGCGTCGCGATCGGCATCCTTCGGAATGCGGCCCGGCAGGCCCAGCGCGCCGAGAGCCGCGCGATCACCTACGAAATGCTCCACGAGGCGATCCCCGAGGGGCGCGCCGAGGTCCGCCGCAAGAGTATCGAGACGCTCACGCCCCACCAACGGACACTCTATGACATCCTGGCCGAGGAGGGTGAACTCGAACCGGCTGACCTGTACGCCGCCTACCAGGAGCGTGTCGACGAGCCGAAGACCGATCGTACTGTCCGGAACTACCTCCAAAAGCTCGCGCAGTACAACCTCATCACAATTACAGGGACGAGTCGGGATCGGACCTACGTCGTCGAGCGTCGCGAGTAG
- a CDS encoding M3 family oligoendopeptidase has protein sequence MNQLPTRADIDEKYKWDLSAIFDSVEEWESEWSAVYDRLGDLREYEGRVAQDGEALLRALQLFGEVLRRTQRLRLYAQLKRNEDTENSAHQERLHESNRLDREVTKVTDMVRREIQATGRETIMQAVETTEELEVYKHLLDDVLQMGSRARSSEVENLLADFTEVIESPTRVYSSLTNNDIEPQSVETPGGEQVEVTGVNLGNYLRHRDRTFRRRTYQSVYEEYAAVKHTIATAYADNVKAQVALADARSYDSVREMAFNKPSYPETGLHIHLPVEVHDTLTTAVRDSLDPLHQYYERRKAILGLDELKAWDLDVPLADAHEPTVAYEEARDHILTAVEPLGDSYKNQLDEFFASQRIDVYETRNKQNILAYGPLSYDTGSYILLNYQNDVRSMSILAHELGHAMHAEYLREAQSPAYATGTRPIEEVPSYVHEILLAHHLLNVDDYALRQYARDRLLDVLLGIYGSTLHSLFTHKTYRTVEDGEDLTLDRIEEIYTDLLSEFRGPMEIDTWAKRGWLVGSHGRLPYHFYQYTLGTAGALRTVEQLLDGTVTPNEYHDFLRAGGTVRSVEAFETLGLDIQSREPFERACSVVEKYVEELGVIE, from the coding sequence ATGAATCAATTACCGACACGAGCAGACATTGACGAGAAGTACAAGTGGGACCTCTCAGCCATCTTCGATTCCGTCGAAGAGTGGGAAAGTGAATGGTCAGCAGTTTATGACCGGCTCGGTGATCTCCGTGAATACGAGGGGCGCGTCGCGCAAGATGGCGAAGCGCTATTGCGTGCTCTCCAGTTGTTCGGAGAAGTCCTCCGTCGCACGCAGCGACTTCGACTCTACGCCCAATTGAAACGCAACGAGGACACCGAGAACAGCGCCCATCAGGAACGACTCCACGAGTCAAATCGGTTAGACCGGGAGGTGACGAAGGTTACCGACATGGTGCGACGCGAGATACAGGCCACTGGCCGTGAGACAATCATGCAGGCGGTAGAGACGACTGAGGAGTTAGAGGTGTACAAGCATTTACTCGATGACGTGCTTCAGATGGGAAGTCGTGCACGATCCTCAGAGGTTGAGAACCTGCTGGCAGACTTCACCGAAGTCATCGAATCACCGACGCGTGTCTACTCCTCGCTCACGAACAACGACATCGAGCCACAGTCTGTGGAGACGCCCGGTGGAGAACAGGTCGAGGTGACTGGGGTCAATCTCGGGAACTATCTCCGCCATCGGGATCGCACCTTCCGTCGTCGTACCTATCAGTCGGTATACGAAGAATACGCCGCCGTAAAGCACACTATCGCGACTGCATACGCGGATAACGTGAAAGCGCAGGTTGCACTCGCGGACGCTCGAAGCTACGACTCAGTGCGGGAGATGGCGTTCAATAAACCGAGCTACCCCGAAACCGGCCTGCATATTCACCTCCCTGTCGAGGTGCACGACACCTTGACAACCGCAGTCCGCGACTCGCTTGACCCACTGCATCAATACTACGAGCGGCGAAAGGCAATCCTCGGACTCGACGAACTCAAAGCGTGGGACTTGGATGTTCCACTCGCTGACGCGCACGAACCGACTGTGGCATATGAGGAGGCACGAGACCACATCCTCACCGCAGTTGAACCACTCGGGGATTCGTACAAAAATCAGCTTGACGAGTTCTTCGCGTCCCAACGCATCGATGTCTATGAGACGCGAAACAAGCAGAATATTCTCGCGTATGGACCGTTGTCGTACGATACCGGGTCGTACATCCTGTTGAACTATCAGAACGACGTCCGTTCGATGTCAATCCTCGCCCACGAACTTGGCCACGCGATGCACGCCGAGTACTTACGAGAGGCCCAGTCGCCCGCATACGCGACCGGGACGCGTCCTATCGAGGAAGTCCCGAGTTACGTCCACGAGATCTTGCTCGCGCATCACCTACTCAACGTGGACGACTATGCCCTCCGCCAGTATGCGCGTGACCGCTTGCTCGATGTGTTACTGGGTATATACGGCTCGACGCTACACTCGCTATTCACGCATAAGACGTATCGGACCGTCGAAGACGGGGAGGACCTCACGCTCGACCGCATCGAGGAGATATATACTGACCTCCTGTCCGAATTCCGTGGCCCGATGGAGATAGATACGTGGGCGAAACGAGGATGGCTTGTCGGCAGTCACGGACGACTACCCTACCATTTCTATCAGTACACTCTTGGGACGGCTGGCGCACTACGCACCGTCGAACAGCTTCTCGACGGCACCGTCACACCGAATGAGTACCACGACTTCTTGCGAGCAGGTGGTACGGTACGTTCTGTCGAGGCATTCGAAACGCTCGGTCTCGACATCCAGTCACGAGAGCCGTTCGAACGGGCATGCTCAGTCGTCGAGAAATACGTGGAGGAACTGGGCGTGATTGAATAG
- a CDS encoding NUDIX hydrolase N-terminal domain-containing protein, with translation MDILPLLDELRVMAQAGLFFAERNDNPYDRERYERILELVAEYYGETIEIPPAEAHDRLTEELGYVTPNIGVKAAIFDEGGQMLLMRRPDPPVAGTWDIPGGAVEPFEAPAETAVRETREETGLDVETIDVVDAYFMDPNALNPHGHILLLYLCEVVGGTLRLSREGDALDYWTIDDVPEWSLDFRGPALDAHERWAERNREAR, from the coding sequence ATGGACATTCTCCCATTGCTTGACGAACTTCGCGTGATGGCACAGGCCGGATTGTTCTTTGCGGAACGGAACGACAATCCCTACGACCGCGAACGATACGAGCGCATCCTCGAACTCGTCGCCGAGTACTATGGTGAAACGATCGAGATTCCGCCCGCGGAGGCCCACGACCGTCTCACCGAAGAGCTCGGGTATGTGACGCCCAATATCGGCGTCAAGGCGGCGATCTTCGACGAAGGCGGACAGATGCTGCTAATGCGACGTCCCGATCCGCCTGTCGCTGGAACGTGGGATATCCCCGGCGGGGCAGTCGAACCGTTTGAAGCTCCTGCCGAGACTGCAGTCCGCGAAACGCGCGAGGAAACCGGACTCGATGTCGAGACGATCGACGTGGTCGATGCCTACTTTATGGACCCGAACGCGCTCAACCCACACGGGCACATCCTCCTGCTCTATCTGTGTGAGGTCGTTGGCGGTACGTTACGATTATCGCGCGAGGGCGATGCGCTCGACTATTGGACGATAGACGATGTCCCAGAGTGGAGTCTAGATTTCCGAGGACCAGCCCTCGATGCTCATGAAAGATGGGCTGAACGGAACCGCGAAGCACGCTAA